AGGCTGCTCGTCAACGAATTCAGGAACAGCTGAGTGCTGTGACAGCTGATATGGTCATGCTCTCCACAGATGAACCAGAGAAGGAGGAGAAAGCCAGAACTAAGGTAAGTGCTAATTCTGAGAATGGTAACTCTTTGACCTATAGGACACTGGTTGCAGAAGTCAAAGCAAATTTGAATAAAGGTGTCAAGGCAAAGGAGTTGGTGTCCCATCTAGCAGCACTTCCGGCATCTGCTCAGGAGAAGATGAGTGCTCTGTATGAAGCCCTGTTTGAGGGCATTGAGAAAGGTTTTGCAAAAGAAGCAATTAAGAAGAAGAACTACCTTGCTGCCGCAGTTGCTGAGGAAGAGGGTTTGCAGTTGTTACTGCTGTGTGCAATTGAGGAATTTTCTTGCAAGTCTACTTCCAATGCGTTGAAGGAAGTTGCCCTGGTTCTGAAGGCACTCTACGACGCTGATGTGTTGGAGGAAGAACACATAGTGAAGTGGTATCAAAAGGGACTGAAGGGTGATAACAAGAACTCTCAGATTTGGAAGAATGCTCAGCCGTTCATTGAATGGCTTCAGAATGCAGAATCAGAATCGGATGAAGAATGAGACTGTGTGTGGAGTTTGTTACTTATGTTGCTGCTttgcttcttttattttttgaataaaggGTCTGTTTTGCCCTTCAGGTTATTATTCGTTGTTTTAAAACTAGACATTATGATGTTTGCTTTTGTTTCGGGACTCTGTTACATTAACGAGGATGAGACTCTTAGTGTTGTTATATTTGTCTTTGGTTTTTTAGCTTGAGCTCTTCCGTCCACATTGGAAGAGCATTTGAAAACAAAGATCCACGTTCTGTTATGTCCTTGACTTTGCCTAATAAATGGTGATCGTgataaaatgattttgaaaatgctTTACCAAATATAcgtttttcttttccaaatttaACCTTGATCTATACATTTGAAAGGTCATTTTTTTGGGTGgcctttaatttaatataaagagCATTCGTACGACTACTGTAGCCTTTGCTGTATTGAGAAGATTTATCTTTAGGTTTACGGATTTCACACTAACTAGGAATTTAGAAGTGAAATAATTCTAGGCTTTTAAAAGGGTATTGCAcagaacctttttttttattggtacaatggaaaatgatatatatatatatatatatatatatatatatatatataaaatatttgtttatttttcatcattttaaatttgcatttttttaatcaatagactttattttcacaaaattttatttataatcattttattttatattttgttaaattttgaatttaatactcacttatgaaattttaaaaggcatattaaaatattaataggaatcataatataattacaatataaaatattataataaaatataagagatataaTATATGgtacaaaagaaaattgttattttattttattcttatactttatttatatatatatatatatatatatatatatatatatatatatatatatatatattttaagaaaatcattaaaaaattgcaaataCCCTacctaaacaaaataaataaaatatatgtgatGGGATTCgatttgatttagttttaatttaacatgaaatagtattaaaaaaattccaaataCCCTacctaaacaaaataaataaaatatatgtgatGGGATTCgatttgatttagttttaatttaacatGAAATAGTATTAAAgtaaatagtttatattttaacGACAACTAGTAGTTAAAaggcaatttatttttatataaaacttaataacttggatgttattattattgtaactTATTTTACCATATTTAATTGATAACATTTATACCCTAAGTTTCAACAATTTTGTTAGTACAAAATAGTTTagcattttttataatttcgcAGTGTTTTGTAATAAAAACTTGTTGacctataatatttttagttattatattatttataatttcaatgtTTTTAGTAATATGACCTATActactattttataatttcaatgtTTTTAGTAATAAGACCTATttcaatgttttaattttaattttgaactaAATTCTTTcgttatagaaaagaaaatcagaaaaaagaaaaatagattatttattttttaaacaggGCTTCACTTCTTTTTGACTATCTTTGAAACCCcgctcaaaataaaatttatatcgcATTCTAAACATGAAAGCAATATGAGAATAACTTATAAGATTGATTCACGATGGTACATTAGACATGAAGCTGAATGCACTGTATAACAAACTAAATACAACTAAGATATTTTTTTGATATCTTAAGTTATGATTGTTTCTCATCCTGAAGttaccattttatttttttttataaaaattgcttaattatttgatatcaaatacaaattacttatttttcagTGTACAAAGTGATCCTAAATCAATGGTGATGAgtagtaaatgaaaaaaaaaatgtaaaaaaaaatgtaaattaaaattcaacCCATTTTATTTTGCTAGAAGCAATTGGTCATGGAACCATAATGTATAGTGTAGTACGTCTCTGCTTACCCATGTTTATGATCTTTCtcaacattttccttttccagtAAAAGGGGTTATATATCGTATATACAACAACATCTAATTACACTAATGGCACTTCCAAAggttttttcttcaatttgttctgttttttcccttaattttacattaaagaTATCATTACTCCACTCTAAAGTTTACCACTGAATCATTTATATTGTTTTCCTAGTGTGCTTGCATAGGAGATTGCTCATGACCCTgtacaaaacaagaaaaaaaaaaaaaactaagtacTTTGGAACTCTCATATAACTTGGTGAGAATGATGAAGAACAAGAATTGAGATTGCTAACCTGGTATTGAAACTGTTGGATTGAAATAATAGCTTTAACCATTATATAAAATGGTACAATCATTCCAATGTTTCTCAACACCACTGACTGCAAAgcattgaagaaaataaattttcttagctCACAAAATAGTCACTTCGTGTTACTATgtacacacacatatatgtGTTTTCTTACCATAAACACTGTGAATGAATGTGCTCTTGCTCCTCTGAGTATAAATATGATTGGAAGAGTATGGCGTAGAAGAAGAAGACCAATAAactgaaattgaaattattgcATCTCTAAGCTACAAGAATTAGATAATAATTCCTCACCTTATCAAActcttctcattttttaattgcAAAACATACATGTtcagagagaaaaaggaaattaCAATAATGGTAACAATGCGGCAAAATATCAAGCTTCTTGTAGAGGGTGCTGCTGCATATTCAAAATCTAGGTCTAGGAATTCATGAAATGCTGTGAACTGATGGTTATGAAGTTCCCTTCTTGAAATCTCCCAGTTCCCTCTGACAATAATCTTGTATCATCATTTCATCACAGAAagaggaaatatatatatatatatatatatataaaattagtgttaaatatgtttttgtccctcaactttcaatgaaaattggaattagtctctcttcgaaattttggtccaatttagtctctcaacttCAGAATtgtatgaatttagttcttttaagcaaatttttgttaagtttatttaacgttcaaacgtatttcatgatagcatttaatatgtttacaccgtttgacacattttttgcttcaatattagctaagaaattattatgaaacacgtttgaaacgtcaaataaacttaacaaaatttggttaaaaggactaaagcCACACAATTTTAAAGTTGAGAAACTAAATTAgaccaaaattttgaagaggaatattttcaatttttagtgaAAGTTGAAAGATCAAGaacatatttaaatcataaaattatgaCCATGAATTCAATGACTATTTAACACGTACCCAAAATTTATTGGAGAAGAACCATAGTGTAATAGAGGAGGCAGTGGAGGTACAGTATACCCAGGCTTGAGTTGCTGCAGTTACCAAAGTGGGAAAAAACTCAAACACTTTCTCATTGAGTATGAATGAATTATGAGAAACACCAATGTATGAATAATAGTATTTTAGAACAAACCTGTTGGCAAATTTCACATGTAGTATCACCCTTCTCATTGCACCATCTTTGAACACAGTTTTGGTGTGCATACTacaatgataaaaagaaaaggtgCCAAAAACTGAGTTCATTAAAAACAATCCAAACATCTGAACATCAATAACTATTGACAACCTTAAAGAAAATATCATGGTTTAGTAATAATCATTCTAATTTAAAAGCAATGAACAAGGTAAAATCTTACCTTCAATGTTCCACAGCAAGAACAGGGTGTGTCCATGTTTGAATCTTCATCCTCACTGTGACATATTCGACATTCCACCAATCTATTAGGAGATGACATAATATCTTCATCCATCTAAATCTAAATCTATCTCATGTGTCAACTAAGACCGTTCTTATTATAAAATCAACttgtaaaatgaaatttgtagTATAATACTAACGTGTTCTCTGTATTCAGAAATTACAAGCACGTTATGAATCAGTTTCATGTATCTTTTGATGCAGTTCATTCTTATAATTATGAACATACAATTTTTTGTCTTCCAAGATTTCTGTGGTTTGCTTAAGGTGGTACGTTTGAGAAGAGATGAaatgagagaagaaaagaacTTCCACATACACACGGAAGGTATACTGTTAACAATCtgcaaaacaaacaaaatattaatctCAGACAAGTATATATGAATCTTGACATTGCTTACCAAACATGAACATTGGCGTTAGAAGATCAAGTTTTTTATATAGATGCTTCtccaaatatgttttattgCTCAAAAACCGTTCTCTCACTTTTCCTTCGCCTTTCTCCCTTCTAGGTATGTgtgagaatattttttttattattagtttaattattttactcttcTAAGAGGAAAATCAAGTCACCAAGATTTGACCACAGCTTATGAATTAAATTACTCAAATGATAGAAGGACATGagtatgataataaataaattaaagaaataaaaacaaatgtatcaaaacaacaaaaagtaataaaataaattcaagaaattcaagaacCATACATAAGAAAGTTGGTAATCATGTTTTTTGATGTTTAAAATGTAGGGTGACAAAAAAGATACTTGTTTCCCACTTGTCACCACTTGTGTCTTAAAAGAAGGGACAGAGTGGGGTACTAATATTTACAGTAATGTGAGAATTTCActgttaaatttgttttagaattattttatatgtttgatGTTGTTGGACACTTTCTATAATGCAAATTCATGTGTAGTAATTTTGAATGATCTTTGTGGCGGACAATTTTGAGGTGATTACAAAGTCAAc
This region of Vigna unguiculata cultivar IT97K-499-35 chromosome 5, ASM411807v1, whole genome shotgun sequence genomic DNA includes:
- the LOC114186117 gene encoding uncharacterized protein LOC114186117 isoform X2; translated protein: MDTPCSCCGTLKYAHQNCVQRWCNEKGDTTCEICQQQLKPGYTVPPLPPLLHYGSSPINFGGNWEISRRELHNHQFTAFHEFLDLDFEYAAAPSTRSLIFCRIVTIIFIGLLLLRHTLPIIFILRGARAHSFTVFMSVVLRNIGMIVPFYIMVKAIISIQQFQYQGHEQSPMQAH
- the LOC114186117 gene encoding uncharacterized protein LOC114186117 isoform X1 gives rise to the protein MDEDIMSSPNRLVECRICHSEDEDSNMDTPCSCCGTLKYAHQNCVQRWCNEKGDTTCEICQQQLKPGYTVPPLPPLLHYGSSPINFGGNWEISRRELHNHQFTAFHEFLDLDFEYAAAPSTRSLIFCRIVTIIFIGLLLLRHTLPIIFILRGARAHSFTVFMSVVLRNIGMIVPFYIMVKAIISIQQFQYQGHEQSPMQAH